Genomic DNA from Halobaculum sp. CBA1158:
CAACCGGACCGCCAACGCGACCGCGCCGGCGACGTAGTCACGTCTGTCTCGCGACGCGGTCACAACCGCCCTTCCTCGCAGTACCTCGGTTTCACTTTCACTCCGCATGGCTCGCGTACAAGTCGTCCCCGTCCATCACGGTGAGGTATGAGCACGAGTCAGGCCGTCGCCCGTCCCGAGCGCGTCGAGGTCGAGACCGGCACACGCGCGCGCATCGACGTGAGCGAGACCACGGTCCACGAGGTCGAATCGTTCCTGCGGCGCAACGACTGCACCGTCCACCTCGAGCGGCGCGGCGGGAGGACGGACCTGGTCGTTCTCGCGGACTGACGGGACCCCGTCGGCGTCGCGGTCGCGGCAGCGACGCTACTCGGGGACGGTCTCGGGTCGGTCGTACTGGGCGTCCTCGGGGTCGTCGACGACCTCGACGCCGCGGTTGTTCACCGCGTAGGAGTCGAGGCCGACCTCCTGCATGAACTGCTTGTAGAGGCGCTCGGCCGTCTCGCCGTCCTTCTGCTTGTCGGAGGCGCGGTCGCACAGTTCGATGAGATTCTCCGGGACGTCGTTCTCGTGGACGATCCAGTGGTTGATGAGGTCCGAGAGCCGGCGGATTGGAGAGGTGAAGTGTCCGTAGATGTCGAAGTTGAGGGCGTGGTGACCGCCGAAGGGGTCGTTCATGTACTTCGCACGGGGCATCACCTTCAGCACGGCGCGCTGGATCTTGTTGAGCTGGCGGTCGGGTGCCTGTTCGAGGGCGGCGTTGACGGCCTTTCGGGGGTCGTCGCCCCAGGCGTCGCCGGGGATGGAGACGCTGTCGAGCTCCTGGATCTCGTTGAGCGCCTCGTTCCACTGCTCGGGCGTGGGCTGCGGGTGGACGCGGTACATCGCCTCGACGCCGCGGTTCCACATCAGCTCGTGGGTCACCGCCTTGTTCGCCTTCAGCATGCACTCCTCGATGATGGTGTGGGCGCGGTCGCGGCTCGGATTCAACACCAGCGAGCCGTCCGCCTTGCGCTGCTCGTGGAGCTGGTCGGCCACGTCGTACGCGAGGACTGACTCCTCGTGCAGCGGGGCGTCGGGGTCCTCCAGACGCGCCTCGCATTGCTTGTAGGTGAGTCGCTCGTCGGAGTTGATCACGGACTTGTAGATGTCCAGTTCCTCGAACGAGAGCGTCTCCTTGTCGAGGCGCATCTCGACGGTGTGTGCGAGGCGGTCCTCGTTGGGGACCAGCGAACACACGGTCTCCGCGAGGATCGGCGGAAGCATGTGGACGGTGTAGCCGGGGAGATACACGGTGTTGCACCGCTCGACCGCCTCCTCCCACATCGCCGAGTCGGGATGAACGTAGTGGCTCACGTCGGCGATGTGGACCCACAGGTGGTACTCGTCGCCGTCGTCCTCGACGGAGATGGCGTCGTCGAAGTCCTGTGCATCGGCGGGGTCGGTCGTCCACGTCGTGAGGTCCCGGAGATCGCGTCGCTCGTCGACCTCGTCTCGTATCTCCTGTTGGACGCCCTCGGTTCGGTCCTTCGCCTCGCGTTTCACCTTCGGGGGAAACTCGTCGCGGATCTCGAACTCGGCGAACAGCGACTCGCGTTTGTCGGCGAGCGCGTCCGCGAGCCCCTGCGTGATGGTAACCGGTCCCTGGTCCTCGGCGGTGCCCTGGTCCGGCTCCTCTTCCGACTGTGCGTCGCTCATGGCGGCGGCTACGAGGGTGCGGTACGTGAGGGTTTCGGGGAGTGCGCGGTTCGAGACGCGAGCGAAGCGAGCGACGCGAGCGAGCCGACGATCCGGTGGCGACTCAGTCGCCGCGGCCGTCGGCGTCCTCGGCGTCGGCGTCCGGCTCCGCGTCCGGGTCGCCGTAGCGGCGCTGGACCTCGCGTTGGTAGGCGCGCACGTACGCCTCCTGTGAGTCGCCGCCGGCGGCCGCCTCCACCTCGCTCAACAGCGCCTCCAGGTCGTCGCGCGGCTGGTGGGACAGCCCGCGGTAACAGCCCTTACAGAGGTACTCGAACTCCTTGTCGCGACGGCTCCAGCGGTCGCCCTCCTTGTCGTACTCGCGGGCGTCCTCGCGGGACAGCGACTCCCCGCAGGCGATACAGACGACGGTCGACCGGTCCCGGTCCCGCCGGGAACCCCACATACCATCATGTCCGGGAGCGTCGAACTTAGCGTTTTTCGTGGGACCGATCGTCGCGCGCCGGCCGGTCGAGTGTGGACCGCCGTTCGGACTCGACCGCGAGCGTCGGGAACCGAGCGGTCGATTTATGCGCCGGACGCGCGGAGTCCGGGTATGGACGTCAAGTCGCGCCATCACCTCCGAAGCGACGCGGTCGCGGAGATCCGCGAGACGCTCGCCGAGCGCCTCGGCGTCGACCTCGAGGGCGACTCCTTCGAACTGGTCGAGCTCACCGACTCGCCGTTCGACCTGGTGCTCGTCGACGGCGACCCGGACGTGCTGTACCACGAGGACGACGGCGGGCGCGAGCCGTTCCTCACGGTTCGCGGTGCCAACGACCACCCGCCCGAGCGCGGCGTCGTCACGGTCGACGCCGGCGCTGTGTCGTTCGTCTCCGACGGCGCGGACGTGATGCGCCCCGGGATCACCGAGGCCGACGGCTCGATCGCCGAGGGCGACCTGGTCGTCGTCGCCGAGGAGACGCACGGGAAGGTGCTGGGCGTCGGCCGCGCGCTCGTCGACGGCGACGACATGGTCGGCGACTCCGGAAAGGTCGTGACGTCGCTGCACCACGTCGGCGACGACCTCTACGAGTTCTCGATCTGAGGCGGCCGCAGCTCCGACCGTCGCAGGTCCCACCGCCGCCCCGACTCACAGGAGCAGTTCGGTCACAGCGACGGCGACGGGGCTGCACGCGAGGAGTCCGACCCCGTAGAAGAACACGCGCACGTCGGATCCCATCGACGCCGGCGCGCCCTCGCCCGGGTCGCGGACGGTCCCCGCGACGCCCATCGAGTCGGCGTTCGAGACGGACGTCGTCGTCCGGGTGTTGCCGCCGCTCATCGTCACCCACAGGATCGACGCCAGCCCGGCGACGAACGTTCCGACCGCGCCGCCCGGGCCGGCGATCGCGACAAGCAGCGCGACCGACGCGCCGCCGCCGAGCAGGCTGTACCAAAACAGGCCGCGACGAAGGAGGGGCCAATTCACACGACAAAACGACCGCGAGCCGGCAAGTAGCTTCCGCCGGAGGTCGAGTGAACGATCGTCGTCCGCGCCGGACGACCGATCACTCGCCGCGATCGGCGTCTTCCCCGTCGCGATCGGCGTCTTCCCCGCTGCCGTCGTCGCCCTCCCCGCCGTCGGCGTCCGACTCCCCGTCGGTCTCGTCGTCGTCCAGTTCGTCGGCGTACTCCTCCATGAGGATCTCTCGCCCGCGACGCGCCTCCTCGAACGTCTCGCGCAGGTCGGCGATCGGCGTCTCCGTCGCGTCGACGCGCAGGTCGTCGTAGTACGTGCCGATGTCCCGCTCCTCGGTCGTCTCGACCTTCAGCGCGGCCGACTGCACCGGCAGGTGTTCGCGCTTGTCGCCGCCCTCGGCGTGGCCCGCCTCCAGCGCGTCGATCAGGCGCTCGGCGAGGGGGGCGTCGCCGAAGGCGTCGGACTCGTAGGCGCTCGCGACCGAGTCGATCACGGCTTCGCCGGTGAGGAGGTTCCCCGCGACCGTGTAGTTCTCGCCGCTCGTGTGGCCGTACCAGTCGTTGCACTCCTCGCCCGAGAAGGTGAACGTGCCGTCGGCGTCGACCCCGTGGAGCTGGCGCTGCGGGGAGCCGTCGTCGGCGTTGAGCAGCGACCGAAGCGCGTCGTCGACGGCCAGGCCGTCGTCGATGTACTCGATCCCCTTGCGCCCCAACTCCACGTTCACGAGCGACTGGGTCGCCACCGCGCCGTTCTCGGAGACGAACGGACAGAGGGTGCCGACGCCCGGCAGGCGGGTGGTCACGGCGACGCCGAAGCGGGTCTGTCGCTCCCCCTCGTCGTCGGTGTACTCCTCGCGGACGCAGATGCTGAAGGTCATTCGAGCGCGACTCGGGCCGGTCGGAGCAAAAAGGCGGGGTTCCCGGAACGCCGCCGACGCCGCTCGCGCGGTTCCTGGCGGACCCCGCCGATGACGGCGTCCGACGCGCGCGTGACGCGTCCGACGTACAGACTTATGGGTGGAGGGGGTTTGATGCCCTACATGGGCATCATGAGCAAGATCCTCGGCGGCGGCGGCACCCATAGCGCCGAGGACTACGTCGAGTTGGACCTCGACGACGTCGAGAGCGCCCGCGGCGGGGCGGGGATGCAGGTGCACATCGCGGAGATCGGGGACCAGCGCGACGTGATCGACATCAAGGACGCCGTCTACGACGGCGACTTCGTCATCGCGGACATCACGCGTCACTCGACGACCGACCAGACGGTCGAACGCATCATTGACGAGCTTCGTCAGGTCGCCGACGAGGTCGACGGCGACATCGTTCAGAAGGGCGACGACCAGCTCATCATCACTCCGACGGGCGTGACGGTGAGCCGCGAGAAGCTCGGCGAGTAGGGTCGACCCGGCGCGGTTCGACCCGACGTTCTCCCCTCAGGCGTCGAACTCCGTCAGCTCCGGCTCCGGAACGCCGTCGCCGGTGGTCTCGTCGCTTCCGTCGTCCCCGTCGGTACCGTGGGCCGCCCGATACGCGGCCCGGTACGCGCCGATCTTCCGGATGAGCACGAGCGCGAACACGCCGTCGAACAGCGCGATGTAGACGAACGAGGACGCGAGCGACGGGAGACCGACCACGGAGTTCAACACGGCCGACCCGATACCGACGGTGGAGTTGTACGTCGCGTGGATGAGCGCCGCGATGATCAGCCCCTTGATCACGATCGGGCCGCGGTTCTCGGGGTTGAACTTCGCCAGCCCGAGGTAGTAGCCCGCGAACGCGGAGTAGATGACGTGTCCCGGGCCCGCCAGCGCGCGGGTGAAGGTGATGCCGCCCCCGACGCCGATCAGTCCGACGCCGAGGTCGAGGCCGGTCTGTTCGACGCCGCGGGAGATGTACAGCGCGTTC
This window encodes:
- a CDS encoding RNA-binding protein is translated as MDVKSRHHLRSDAVAEIRETLAERLGVDLEGDSFELVELTDSPFDLVLVDGDPDVLYHEDDGGREPFLTVRGANDHPPERGVVTVDAGAVSFVSDGADVMRPGITEADGSIAEGDLVVVAEETHGKVLGVGRALVDGDDMVGDSGKVVTSLHHVGDDLYEFSI
- a CDS encoding DUF1028 domain-containing protein yields the protein MTFSICVREEYTDDEGERQTRFGVAVTTRLPGVGTLCPFVSENGAVATQSLVNVELGRKGIEYIDDGLAVDDALRSLLNADDGSPQRQLHGVDADGTFTFSGEECNDWYGHTSGENYTVAGNLLTGEAVIDSVASAYESDAFGDAPLAERLIDALEAGHAEGGDKREHLPVQSAALKVETTEERDIGTYYDDLRVDATETPIADLRETFEEARRGREILMEEYADELDDDETDGESDADGGEGDDGSGEDADRDGEDADRGE
- a CDS encoding ribonuclease R family protein, coding for MSDAQSEEEPDQGTAEDQGPVTITQGLADALADKRESLFAEFEIRDEFPPKVKREAKDRTEGVQQEIRDEVDERRDLRDLTTWTTDPADAQDFDDAISVEDDGDEYHLWVHIADVSHYVHPDSAMWEEAVERCNTVYLPGYTVHMLPPILAETVCSLVPNEDRLAHTVEMRLDKETLSFEELDIYKSVINSDERLTYKQCEARLEDPDAPLHEESVLAYDVADQLHEQRKADGSLVLNPSRDRAHTIIEECMLKANKAVTHELMWNRGVEAMYRVHPQPTPEQWNEALNEIQELDSVSIPGDAWGDDPRKAVNAALEQAPDRQLNKIQRAVLKVMPRAKYMNDPFGGHHALNFDIYGHFTSPIRRLSDLINHWIVHENDVPENLIELCDRASDKQKDGETAERLYKQFMQEVGLDSYAVNNRGVEVVDDPEDAQYDRPETVPE
- the sepF gene encoding cell division protein SepF; this encodes MGIMSKILGGGGTHSAEDYVELDLDDVESARGGAGMQVHIAEIGDQRDVIDIKDAVYDGDFVIADITRHSTTDQTVERIIDELRQVADEVDGDIVQKGDDQLIITPTGVTVSREKLGE